In the genome of Chrysiogenia bacterium, the window ATGCAGGCGGCCGGGCTTCTTTACGATGCCACCTGGCATGCGCTCTTTGTGGGTTTTGTCTTCGGAATGATTTTCGCCCACGCGCCCATTGTTTTTCCGGCCGTACTCCGCGTTCCGGTGCCGATGGCCGGACGCTACTACGTGCATTGGGCGTTGTTGCAGCTCTCGCTGGTCGCCAGGCTGGCGGGGGACCTGCTGGGCGACGCGCAGCTTCGCCGTGTGGGCGGGCTGCTGGGGGCGGCGGCAATCGTGCTCTTTCTGCTCAACACCGCAAGTGCGGCAGTTCTTGAATACAAGAAGCGGCGCGCCTGAGAGCCAGACGCGCCGCCTCGATTGAGCGCAACGCCCGGAGTCCTGAGTTCAGGCGCTGGCACGCTCGCCCTGAGTGGAATAGGGCGGTTTTCCTTTCGGCCATTCGGTGAACGCGGCGTTTCCGTAGAGATCGACGAGGACCTTGACCGCCACGGCATGCTGCATGAGAAAGCGCATGTCGCCACGCACCTTGATCGTGCCGCGAAGCCCCGCGGTGATGGGATCGACCAGCGAGGCCGCGATCCCCTCCCACACCGCCGCGGGTGCGGTAAAGCGGAAATTCAGTCCCTTGCCGTCGTGGCGCATGGACAGTGGGCAGTATTCCTCCACGCGGCCTTTGTCGAGGACGATCAAGTAATAGATTGCCCCGTCGCCCGCGACATACGGGGAGCTGCCGTCGCCCACGACCTCAAAGGTCGCGACGATCCGCTGCTGCGGCGCGAGTCTTTGCATCTCCTCGCACTCGTTCACCATTTTCTTCATGTCGCCATACCAGTCTTCTGAGTAGATGACCGACATCGGTACACCTCCTTTTGTTACATCAGTTGATCGAGATACCACCAGGACCCGCCGGCCGCGGCAGCCGCTCCGGCACCGATGGCGACCCACTTCCAGGTGGCCATTGGCTGGGTTTCCCGCAGTTCCTCGGGGATTTGCATGAAACGAAGCACCCCTACCAGGAAGGGAGCATCGCGAAGCGAAAAGCGAACTTTCATCTTTCTCTTGAACAGCAGCGCGAAGGGGCTTTCCTCGCCGGTGGTCAGATGAGCCACGGAAATGAAATCCGTTGTCATCGCCGGTGCGTTGTCGTCTTCAAGGCTGCTGTCGAGCAGGTGAATTCTCTCACCCGAGAAAATCATGCGCACGCACACGGCCTCGTCCTCGGCGGCGCGGAAGACCACTTCGCCGCAAAGCCCGCGGGCCTGGCTCACCTTGCGGGGAAACTCCGAGACATTCTGGGCCAGATACTGGTGGAGCATGTCCGCCAGTCCGCTGGCATCGTCCGGATTGGCAAGTGTCACCGGGTAGTCGCCCGAATCGACGGCAACATCGACGGCGGTGTAGTCGCGTGTTTCTAAATCTGATCCCACCATTTATCCATTCCCATGTCGTCGGCGATTGTGTTCAGACAGTTATACGCCGGGGCAAAGGTGATGTAGCCGTGCGGATGTTGCGATGCGCCGCACATGTAGAGCCCCTCAATGGGACTGCGGTAATAGGCGAGCTCGTCGGTGGGACGGTGTTCCAGCAGGTTGCCCGGATCGATCTTGCCCACCATCCAGTCGCCGAACCGGTAGTTGATCATCTTGCGGCTGATATCGAGCGGCGTCTCGGTAACCCACTTGCGGATGAGTCCTTCATCCATGTTGGTGCACACGCTCCGCCATTTCTCGATGCAGTGCTGGCCGTAGATCTGCTTGCGCTGTTCCCAGGCGCCGGCGCCGCCGGCATCTACCTCGTAGGGGACAAAGGCACGGATCAGGCCGGTGGCCTTTCCTTCGGGCGCATCGGTGGGGTCGTAGAGCGAGTTAACCGCGACATTGAGGGAGGGGTCTTCAGGCAGAATTCCGTGACGGATCTGGTTGAACTCGGCGATCATGCCGTCGAGTGATTCGTAGCCGATGTTCAGAATCCAGGCCCGGTCGATGTCGGGATCGAAGGCTGCCGCTTTGTATTTGGGAAAACCGTTCATGGACAGGTGCACGTTAAAGAGCGTGGCATCCTGATACTGGACATTGTGTACTGCCTGAATCGTCTTGCGTGGCAGGTGCTCGGGGCCGATCATCTTCTCGAAAGTCTGGTTGGCATCGATGCTGGAGCACACGAGCTTGTTGGCGCGAACGATCCCGTCGGGGGTGCGCACGCCCACGGCTTTGCCGTTCTCGACGATGATTTCCTCGACCGGCACCTGGGGAAACACGCGCCCGCCGTTCTTGACGATAACCCGCATGAGGGTGTGCGCCAGCCTGTGGGAGCCGCCCTTGCACAGGTGCCAGTTCGAGATCTTTCCAAGGAGCACCGGGTAACTGACGGCCAGCCCCTTGATGTCGGGCTGGTAGGCGCAGATCGCCGCGTGGAAGGCGAGCATCGCCTTGATGCGCTCGTTCTCGAAGTGCTTGTTGAGGAAGTCCGCTACTGACATGCTGCGGAGCTTGGCCTCGAGGAACTCGGAGCGGTCCTCGACGCCCCACGCGGCCAGTGCCTTGGTGATGTCGTTCAAGGCGATGGGCGGCGCGAACATCAGGGTGCGGACCATCAGGTCCAGATAACCATGGACTTCCTCGAACAGGCGCAGCCATGTCTCGGCATCCTTCTTCGAGAATCTCGCGAAGCTCTCGTAGGTCTTCTGCATATCCCGGTGGACGGTGATTGCCGTGCCGTCGGAGAAGATGCTTCCCATCTGCACCTCGGGCTGGGCGTAGTCCACGCCGTTGTCGAGCAACTTGAGATCGTCGTAGACCGGCGAGAGGCCCACCAGGGAGTGATAGTTGGAGTGGAGGTTGTGGAGGAAATTTGGTTCGGTGACTTCTTCGGTGCACAAGCCGCCGCCTTCTTCGGTGCGGCGCTCAAGCACAGCGACGCTCATCCCGCACTTGAGCAGGTAGGCGGCGAGCGCCATGCCGTTGTGGCCCGCGCCGATGACGATGGCATCGTATCCCTGGTCGAACATTCCCATGACGCGCGTCCTTTCAGTACATCCGGCCGGGCTTTTGCCAGACCGGCTTGTAGCCAAAGTCCTCACAGAGGATCTTGAAGCAGTTGTAACCCGGGCCCGCCGTGACGCCGCCGCCGGGGTGGCAGCAGCTTGCGGCAAGGTAGAGTCCCGGGATCTCGGTGGAGTAGCGCGAAGCGCCCGCGAAGGGGCGAAGCGCGTTGAGCTGGTCGATGCTCATGGCGCCGTGCCCGAAATCGCCTTCGCGCATCCGCATCCCGCGCTCCTGATCGAGCGGGGTGTGCAGATACTCGGCAATCACATTGCTGCGATTCATGTTGGGCGCGAACTTTTCGTAGAGATCGAGGAATCGCCAGTTGTAGGTCTCGCGAATCTCTTCCCACTCGGCTTCGCTGAGCGCGCTGGCACGGGGGAAGAAATACCAGCCGGTCAGGTTGTGCTTGCCCGGAGGGGCCTGCGTCTTGTCCCAGATGGAGTTGATCCACACGCCGGCTCCCGGAAGCTCGGGGATGCGGTCGATATGCCCTGCACGGCAATAGTCGAGGACTTCCTCTGCCGAGTCGTAGCCGACGACCTGATACCAGGCCTTGTTGATGTTCGGGTCGCGAGCGGCCGACTTGTAATCAGGGGCCTCGTGCAGCGCGAGCGCCACGGATCCCAGCACCTGATCGGGACCGTCCTTGAAGTTCTTCGAGCGGCGCACGTAGTAGTCGGAGAGCTTGTCCTCGCCGACGAGATCCAGGAAGGTATCTTTGACGCCGATGCCGCTGACCACGGCCTGGCGGGCCATGTATTTCTTGCCGTCCACGAGCTCGACGCCCACGGCTTTGCCGCCCTCGACAATGATCTTCTTGACGCGAGAGCCCTCGCGCATGGTGGCGCCTTCCTTGAGGCACGCGGTGACCATGGCGCCGTTGAGGCGGTGCGTTCCGCCCACCATCATGCGCCAGGTGCCCGGCATGAACAGGCACGCGAAAACGAAGATGCCGCCCATGCCCGGCCACTCAAGCGGGGGGCCGCAAAACTCGATCGCCACGCGGTAGAACAGGGCACGAATCTCGTCGGTCTCAAAAAGCTCGTCGATGCAGTCGCGGATGGACTTGTAGGCCATCTCTTCATCGAGCCCGAACTGCTTCATCAGCACCGACCAGGCGGCATAGGGCGGAGGAATCTCCTTCTTGTAGTTGAACTTCGGGGGTGGGGTGTACATGCCCATGGCCATCAGCGGCTCGAAGAGATTGGCCTTGGTCTTGAGGGCACGCCAGGTTTCGGCGTCCTTCTTTGAGTAGACCGCAAAGTTCTTGCAGGTCTCTTCGATCATGTCATTGCGATAAATGATGACCGGTGGCCGGCCGTCGCTGAAGGCGATGCCGGCCTGCGCCTCGGGATAAATCGTCCTTGCGCCCAGACTCTCCAGCTCGAAGTCGGAGAAGAAGGGCATGATGTGCAGGAACTCCATGAAGTTGGCATGGATGTTGTGGCAGAAGCCCGGGACGGTGTGCTCCATCGTATAGAGCGCGCCGCCCCACTCGTGTCGTCCCTCAAGGACGCAGACGTCGACACCGGCGCGGGCGAGATAGGCCGCGCACGTGAGCGCATTGTGCCCGCCGCCGACAATGACGACATCAAATTCTGTTCTTTCCATGTGCGAAGCACCTCCGCTGTTGGGACCGGGGCGCAAATGCCCGGTTTGCAGGCTGAATGCTCATGGAGGGTGTCGATTGGGAACATGCCGGTGGGTGAAACGGCATGCGCTGGTTTGGATGAAACTGGTGCTACCGCCTGTTGCGTCCTCCTTGCCGGAATTCTTGCCCACGGGGCTTGTCTGCCCCCGTGGGTGAAAATATGGTGACACGGGCGTCATTTTTGGGAGTATGATCTGGCTCAGGGTGGTAAGTGTCGCGATCAAACCCGGGTGGAATCTTGCCGGTCAGGTGTTTGATGCGATGTTGATGCTCTTAAATCGGCTTCCCTTCGAGTCTCGACGTCCACCGGATTCCCTCAAAGCCGCAAATAGTGCCCGATTTCGAGTCCCGTCCGTTCCGCCACGTTCTTCTCAAGAAGGAGCCTGTCGTAGCGGCAACGCTCGTTAGATGATCCTGCTGCTCCTGTCGCCCCAGTAACGATCCTTGAGCAGGCGTTTGTAGAGCTTTCCTGTCGGATGTCGCGGGAGCTCGGGCTCGAAGTCTATTGAGCGCGGGCATTTTACGTCCGCGATGCGCTCGCGGCAGAAGTCGATGAGTTCCCGGGCGAGTTCCGGGCCGGCAAGGCTCATGTC includes:
- a CDS encoding NAD(P)/FAD-dependent oxidoreductase, which encodes MGMFDQGYDAIVIGAGHNGMALAAYLLKCGMSVAVLERRTEEGGGLCTEEVTEPNFLHNLHSNYHSLVGLSPVYDDLKLLDNGVDYAQPEVQMGSIFSDGTAITVHRDMQKTYESFARFSKKDAETWLRLFEEVHGYLDLMVRTLMFAPPIALNDITKALAAWGVEDRSEFLEAKLRSMSVADFLNKHFENERIKAMLAFHAAICAYQPDIKGLAVSYPVLLGKISNWHLCKGGSHRLAHTLMRVIVKNGGRVFPQVPVEEIIVENGKAVGVRTPDGIVRANKLVCSSIDANQTFEKMIGPEHLPRKTIQAVHNVQYQDATLFNVHLSMNGFPKYKAAAFDPDIDRAWILNIGYESLDGMIAEFNQIRHGILPEDPSLNVAVNSLYDPTDAPEGKATGLIRAFVPYEVDAGGAGAWEQRKQIYGQHCIEKWRSVCTNMDEGLIRKWVTETPLDISRKMINYRFGDWMVGKIDPGNLLEHRPTDELAYYRSPIEGLYMCGASQHPHGYITFAPAYNCLNTIADDMGMDKWWDQI
- a CDS encoding SCP2 sterol-binding domain-containing protein produces the protein MSVIYSEDWYGDMKKMVNECEEMQRLAPQQRIVATFEVVGDGSSPYVAGDGAIYYLIVLDKGRVEEYCPLSMRHDGKGLNFRFTAPAAVWEGIAASLVDPITAGLRGTIKVRGDMRFLMQHAVAVKVLVDLYGNAAFTEWPKGKPPYSTQGERASA
- a CDS encoding NAD(P)/FAD-dependent oxidoreductase, with protein sequence MERTEFDVVIVGGGHNALTCAAYLARAGVDVCVLEGRHEWGGALYTMEHTVPGFCHNIHANFMEFLHIMPFFSDFELESLGARTIYPEAQAGIAFSDGRPPVIIYRNDMIEETCKNFAVYSKKDAETWRALKTKANLFEPLMAMGMYTPPPKFNYKKEIPPPYAAWSVLMKQFGLDEEMAYKSIRDCIDELFETDEIRALFYRVAIEFCGPPLEWPGMGGIFVFACLFMPGTWRMMVGGTHRLNGAMVTACLKEGATMREGSRVKKIIVEGGKAVGVELVDGKKYMARQAVVSGIGVKDTFLDLVGEDKLSDYYVRRSKNFKDGPDQVLGSVALALHEAPDYKSAARDPNINKAWYQVVGYDSAEEVLDYCRAGHIDRIPELPGAGVWINSIWDKTQAPPGKHNLTGWYFFPRASALSEAEWEEIRETYNWRFLDLYEKFAPNMNRSNVIAEYLHTPLDQERGMRMREGDFGHGAMSIDQLNALRPFAGASRYSTEIPGLYLAASCCHPGGGVTAGPGYNCFKILCEDFGYKPVWQKPGRMY